The following is a genomic window from Collimonas fungivorans Ter331.
CATTATCGGCATCAAAGTCTGGGTTTACAAGGGCGATCGTCTGGCTAACGGCGATGCGCCGGTAATCGACGTACCTAACGACGATGACAAGAAACGCCGTGGTCCACGTCGTGATGATGGCAAACCAGCTGGTCGTCCACGTGCTAAAACTACAACGGCAGGTCCAGGAGCGCCAGCTGCGCGTCCAGCCCGTGCCAAGAAGCCGGATGGCGCTGCTGAAGGTGTTGCTGTTGCTGCGCCGGCTGAGAAAGCAGGAGAATAATCATGCTGCAACCAGCACGCAGAAAATATCGTAAAGAGCAAAAGGGCCGCAACAAAGGCATTTCGCATTCGCGCGGCACTGCCGTGTCGTTCGGCGAATTTGGCTTGAAGGCGATTGGCCGCGGTCGTATCACCGCGCGCCAGATTGAAGCAGCTCGTCGCGCAATGACCCGTCATATCAAACGGGGTGGTCGTATCTGGATTCGCATTTTCCCGGATAAGCCAATTTCGCAAAAGCCTGCCGAAGTCCGTATGGGTAACGGTAAAGGTAATCCCGAGTACTACGTGGCTGAAATTCAGCCAGGTAAAATGCTGTACGAGATGGATGGCGTCGATGAAACTCTGGCGCGTGAGGCATTCCGTTTGGCTGCAGCTAAATTGCCATTGTTGACCACGTTCGTCGTGCGTCAAATTGGCCAATAATTGGAGTTAAACATGAAAGCATCTGAACTCCGCGACAAAGATCAAGCGGCCTTGACGAAAGAGCTGAACGAATTGCTGAAGGCGCAGTTTAGCCTTCGCATGCAAATCGCAACTCAGCAATTGAGCAATACGTCGCAATTGAAGAAAGTTCGTCGCGATATAGCACGGGTCAAGACCGTCATCAATTCGAAGGGCGCCCTGTAATGAACGATCAAGTGAAACAAGCGCTCAAGCGCACGCTGGTTGGTAAAGTTGTGTCCGATAAAATGGACAAGACTGTTACCGTCCTGATCGAACGCCACGTCAAGCATCCTCTGTATGGCAAAATCATTGTGCGTACCAACAAGTACCATGCACATGACGAAACCAACCAGGCCAAGGAAGGCGACGTAGTCGAGATCCAAGAAGGACGTCCAATCTCCAAGACTAAAGCTTGGAGCGTGACACGTGTGGTACAAGTGGCACAAGTCCTGTAAGTAATTGTTGCGAGCCAAGCATTTTGATGTAATAATGCTTGGCTTCGCTCCTGTTGGCTTCCGACAAGAGCGAAAAGGGTAGCAAACAGCGCCCTGCAGCATCTAGCAAGAAGTTTTGGAAGTCGTCCACCTAAGCAGTGCGCTCAGCAGAGTTGCCCTGACAGGACCAAGACTGACCGTAAATCCGCATCGTGCGGCAGCGAGTTAAGTTGGGAAAGAAAATATTATGATTCAAACGGAAAGCCGGCTCGAAGTAGCCGACAACACTGGTGCACGCGAAGTTATGTGCATCAAAGTTCTGGGTGGTTCCAAGCGTCGCTATGCCAGCATTGGTGATGTGATCAAGGTTACCGTCAAAGTGGCAGCGCCACGTGGTCGCGTCAAAAAAGGCGAGATCTATAACGCCGTTGTCGTGCGGACCGCTAAAGGCGTTCGCCGTCAAGATGGTTCGCTGGTCAAGTTCGATGGCAATGCAGCAGTGCTGCTGAACGCGAAGCTTGAGCCAATTGGTACGCGTATTTTTGGACCAGTCACTCGTGAACTGCGCACTGAGCGCTTCATGAAGATTGTGTCGCTCGCGCCTGAAGTGCTGTAAGGAGTCGAGATGGATAAGATTCGGAAAAGCGACGAAGTAATCGTCCTGACTGGTAAAGACAAGGGCAAGCGCGGTGTTGTAAAGCAACGCGTTGATGCTAACCATGTTGTCGTAGAAGGCGTCAACGTTGCTAAAAAAGCAACCAAGCCAAACCCGATGACTGGTGTAACTGGTGGCATCATTGACAAGTTGATGCCAATTCACGTGTCAAATGTTGCGTTGTTCAACGCTGCAACTGGCAAGGCAGATCGCGTTGGT
Proteins encoded in this region:
- the rplN gene encoding 50S ribosomal protein L14; translated protein: MIQTESRLEVADNTGAREVMCIKVLGGSKRRYASIGDVIKVTVKVAAPRGRVKKGEIYNAVVVRTAKGVRRQDGSLVKFDGNAAVLLNAKLEPIGTRIFGPVTRELRTERFMKIVSLAPEVL
- the rplP gene encoding 50S ribosomal protein L16 — encoded protein: MLQPARRKYRKEQKGRNKGISHSRGTAVSFGEFGLKAIGRGRITARQIEAARRAMTRHIKRGGRIWIRIFPDKPISQKPAEVRMGNGKGNPEYYVAEIQPGKMLYEMDGVDETLAREAFRLAAAKLPLLTTFVVRQIGQ
- the rpmC gene encoding 50S ribosomal protein L29; amino-acid sequence: MKASELRDKDQAALTKELNELLKAQFSLRMQIATQQLSNTSQLKKVRRDIARVKTVINSKGAL
- the rplX gene encoding 50S ribosomal protein L24, which codes for MDKIRKSDEVIVLTGKDKGKRGVVKQRVDANHVVVEGVNVAKKATKPNPMTGVTGGIIDKLMPIHVSNVALFNAATGKADRVGFKDVDGKKVRVFKSSGEVVKV
- the rpsQ gene encoding 30S ribosomal protein S17, encoding MNDQVKQALKRTLVGKVVSDKMDKTVTVLIERHVKHPLYGKIIVRTNKYHAHDETNQAKEGDVVEIQEGRPISKTKAWSVTRVVQVAQVL